One part of the Pandoraea faecigallinarum genome encodes these proteins:
- a CDS encoding transglycosylase domain-containing protein → MHAAAQAGRHGLRLLQSLQPYAVRVGYHVRHPTRRGVLIAIAALPCLLVGYTLILIPFTPGIRDIRRAKVDRPAQVLSVDGKPIAEFRPSNREWVSLKDVSPNVVKALISTEDHRFYEHHGIDLKRTAGAALHTFSGDRQGGSTITQQLARNLYPDDIGRAPTLTRKLKEAITALKIEALYTKPEILETYLNTVPFLYNAFGIEMAARTYFDKSADQLDVVEAATLVGMLKGNSYYNPVINPERALQRRNTVLAQMVKFGDLDASKLAALQKRPLRIDFERQTEAPGPAPHFAQQLRKWLIGWADRNDYNIYSDGLVVHTTIDSRLQTMATQALTRQANQLQGIADANWSARGGWRDNTVLVQAFVRESAEYRNAVAGGEAPEAAMKRLFADKPFMQNLRETKTRLQAGFLAIDPRTGEIRAWVGSRDFTTDPFDHVQQARRQPGSTFKPFVYGAAFVKGRKPDDTIVDQPVEIPLAGGEIWRPSDDTAPTNKPMKLSDALAQSRNTVTAQLMQDVGPSRVVGLARAMGVRESRLDAVPSLALGTSPVSLKEMVAAYGTIADGGEYREPTMVTEITNGDGEVLATFSPARPERALSEADDYTLLDTMRGVVNRGTGNAIRTRFGIRADVAGKTGTTQNNTDGWFILMQSQLVAGAWVGFNDSRITLRSDYWGQGAHSALPIVGDVFSRALRARVIDGNAKFEAPDNHHWYSDLWTRASDWVTGLFAKKPEPRQKAQVKRQASAPAPANETGAQKAANPANASAPTPDTASGPLPVPIASAVLAQPDDASPASTPAPHGTTIPGVPGEWNGPGGVPPGTSMPSAPTGGVILSPPVPSQNPPQNPQVSPAPAPAQ, encoded by the coding sequence GATGGCAAACCGATTGCCGAATTCCGGCCGTCGAATCGCGAGTGGGTGTCGCTCAAGGACGTATCGCCCAATGTCGTCAAGGCGCTCATATCGACGGAAGATCACCGCTTTTACGAGCATCACGGCATCGATCTGAAGCGCACCGCGGGGGCGGCGCTGCACACGTTCTCCGGGGACCGTCAGGGCGGCTCGACCATCACTCAGCAACTCGCGCGCAATTTGTATCCGGACGATATCGGCCGCGCGCCCACGCTCACGCGCAAACTGAAGGAAGCGATTACCGCGCTCAAGATCGAGGCGCTCTACACCAAGCCGGAGATCCTCGAGACGTATCTGAATACCGTTCCGTTCCTGTACAACGCGTTCGGCATCGAGATGGCGGCGCGCACGTACTTCGACAAGTCGGCGGACCAGTTGGATGTCGTTGAAGCGGCCACGCTCGTCGGCATGCTCAAGGGCAACAGTTACTACAACCCCGTCATCAACCCGGAGCGCGCGCTGCAACGCCGCAACACGGTGCTCGCGCAGATGGTGAAGTTCGGCGATCTGGACGCATCGAAACTCGCCGCGCTGCAAAAGCGTCCCTTGCGCATCGACTTCGAGCGCCAGACCGAAGCGCCGGGACCCGCGCCGCACTTCGCGCAGCAATTGCGCAAATGGCTGATCGGCTGGGCCGATCGCAACGACTACAACATTTATTCCGACGGTCTGGTGGTGCACACCACCATCGACTCCCGCTTGCAGACGATGGCGACGCAGGCGCTCACGCGTCAGGCGAATCAACTGCAAGGTATTGCCGACGCGAACTGGTCGGCCCGAGGCGGATGGCGCGACAACACGGTCCTGGTACAGGCCTTCGTGCGGGAGTCGGCAGAGTATCGCAACGCGGTCGCAGGCGGCGAGGCGCCGGAGGCGGCAATGAAGCGTCTGTTCGCGGACAAGCCATTCATGCAGAACCTGCGCGAGACGAAGACGCGCTTGCAGGCAGGCTTCCTTGCCATCGATCCGCGCACGGGCGAGATTCGTGCGTGGGTCGGAAGCCGCGACTTCACGACCGACCCGTTCGATCACGTTCAGCAGGCGCGCCGTCAACCCGGATCGACGTTCAAACCATTCGTCTATGGTGCTGCCTTCGTCAAGGGACGCAAGCCGGACGACACCATCGTCGATCAGCCTGTGGAGATTCCCCTTGCGGGAGGCGAGATCTGGCGGCCGAGCGACGACACCGCACCGACCAACAAGCCGATGAAGCTGAGCGACGCGCTGGCGCAATCGCGCAATACCGTCACGGCGCAGTTGATGCAGGATGTCGGTCCCTCCCGGGTGGTCGGTCTGGCGCGGGCGATGGGCGTGCGAGAAAGCAGGCTCGACGCGGTGCCGTCGCTGGCGCTTGGCACCAGCCCTGTCTCGCTCAAGGAGATGGTGGCCGCGTACGGCACTATTGCGGACGGCGGCGAGTATCGTGAGCCGACGATGGTCACGGAGATCACCAACGGCGATGGCGAAGTGTTGGCGACGTTCTCGCCGGCGCGTCCCGAGCGGGCGCTCTCCGAGGCCGACGACTACACCTTGCTCGACACGATGCGCGGTGTCGTCAATCGCGGCACGGGCAACGCGATTCGCACGCGCTTCGGGATTCGCGCCGATGTTGCGGGCAAGACCGGCACGACGCAAAACAACACCGACGGCTGGTTCATTCTGATGCAGTCGCAGTTGGTCGCAGGTGCGTGGGTGGGCTTCAACGACAGCCGTATTACGTTGCGCAGCGATTATTGGGGACAGGGCGCGCACAGCGCATTGCCAATCGTCGGCGACGTCTTCTCACGGGCGCTGCGGGCCAGGGTGATCGACGGAAATGCGAAGTTCGAGGCGCCGGATAACCATCACTGGTACAGCGATTTATGGACGCGGGCCTCGGATTGGGTGACCGGCCTTTTTGCGAAGAAGCCGGAGCCCAGGCAGAAAGCGCAAGTGAAGCGCCAGGCGAGCGCGCCGGCACCGGCAAATGAGACCGGCGCGCAGAAAGCCGCGAACCCGGCCAACGCGTCGGCGCCCACCCCCGACACCGCCAGCGGCCCATTGCCCGTGCCGATCGCCTCGGCCGTACTGGCGCAGCCGGACGATGCGTCGCCGGCGAGTACACCGGCACCGCATGGGACTACGATTCCGGGGGTGCCGGGCGAGTGGAATGGGCCGGGGGGCGTGCCACCCGGCACGTCGATGCCCTCGGCCCCGACCGGCGGCGTCATCCTGTCGCCGCCGGTCCCATCACAGAATCCGCCGCAGAACCCACAGGTGTCCCCGGCACCCGCACCGGCACAGTAG